A section of the Candidatus Schekmanbacteria bacterium genome encodes:
- a CDS encoding 4Fe-4S dicluster domain-containing protein, translating to MPNVIQFNPKKCTSCKRCEAACSHKYFNVFTSFYSKIKCVTFDEEHLYYPLTCFQCDNPPCLSVCPVDAISKDPESGIVRIDEETCTGCGACIDECPVKHIFPYDDLGHAIKCDFCNGNPECVIFCKDRAIEWREITPEEKAEREKLFADLGEKLKGVKEL from the coding sequence ATGCCAAATGTAATTCAATTCAATCCCAAGAAGTGTACAAGTTGCAAGAGGTGCGAAGCAGCATGCTCGCATAAATACTTCAATGTATTTACGAGCTTTTATTCCAAAATCAAATGTGTGACTTTTGATGAGGAACATCTTTATTATCCGCTAACCTGCTTCCAGTGTGACAATCCTCCGTGTCTATCTGTCTGTCCTGTAGACGCAATCTCTAAAGATCCTGAATCAGGTATAGTTAGGATAGATGAGGAGACATGTACAGGGTGCGGGGCATGCATTGATGAATGTCCGGTTAAACATATTTTCCCTTATGATGATTTAGGACATGCCATTAAATGTGATTTTTGTAACGGGAATCCTGAATGCGTTATTTTTTGTAAGGACAGAGCTATCGAGTGGAGAGAAATTACTCCTGAGGAGAAAGCTGAAAGAGAAAAGCTCTTCGCAGATCTTGGGGAAAAACTTAAGGGGGTAAAAGAACTATGA